A genomic stretch from Chelmon rostratus isolate fCheRos1 chromosome 14, fCheRos1.pri, whole genome shotgun sequence includes:
- the LOC121616800 gene encoding P2R1A-PPP2R2A-interacting phosphatase regulator 1 — protein MERMEVDQCAGAAGGAGGGALRRSNSAPMITSVSDGMTVFSPVSSARYRRSSVSINPSCPSQLLPLSPFSLTGDRLDQKRQEENMEMTLRGSLQRLSASSLIPVPPVSQWHDHASVWFQSQDSGVTPNSSPSPTRRFRPAVSATVRWPALTPLKRKGGVESDGPPKKLFVAGVTDPANRSSYTVSVSQSAADSPPAGGISPQSSPLSLSPPPSFTPFTSHQHPGH, from the exons ATGGAACGGATGGAAGTGGACCAGTGCGCAGGCGCAGCTGGCGGGGCAGGAGGCGGGGCACTCCGTAGATCGAACAGCGCCCCCATGATCACAAGTGTCAG TGATGGGATGACGGTTTTCAGTCCTGTGTCCTCGGCTCGATACAGACGCAGCAGTGTGTCCATCAACCCCAGCTGCCCTTCACAG ctcctccctctctcacctttCTCCTTGACTGGAGACAGACTTGATCAGAAGAGGCAG GAGGAGAATATGGAAATGACGCTCAGAGGGAGTCTGCAGAGACTAAG TGCTTCCAGTCTGATCCCAGTTCCTCCAGTCAGTCAGTGGCACGACCACGCATCAGTG tggtTCCAGTCACAGGACAGCGGCGTCACGCCCAActcctccccaagtcccaccAGGAGGTTCAG ACCAGCAGTCAGTGCCACTGTGAGATGGCCTGCGTTAACTCCGCTTAAGAGGAAAG gaGGGGTGGAGTCTGACGGACCCCCAAAGAAGCTTTTTGTTGCCGGGGTAACAGATCCCGCCAACCGCAGTAGCTATACAGTCAG tgtctctcagtcGGCGGCAGActcgccccctgctggaggcATCAGTCCTCAGTCcagtcctctgtctctctctcctcccccctccttcaCCCCCTTCACCTCCCACCAGCACCCTGGACACTAA
- the im:7136398 gene encoding schwannomin-interacting protein 1, with protein sequence MDGEKETAEEKEEEEEKELHHIAAATSVDCSNLPIMHWEDLSQRIAELEKQEQERRERSKRGTEVRMEDSQGGMWGDVWEEEEEDFRRCRVTQRFHNHRNLQLCFINNSDSEDEDEGGNKKVSMGMGGNGCHAAGLKQEVATALRTLRDKLLAEQKEKEHLASSSGVAKRKHLEPWELQQCSVQQLSSLRASLQQDVHALSSELVAHLLVRDQLRTKQDAMLLDVQDLT encoded by the exons atggatggagagaaggagacggccgaggagaaggaggaggaggaggagaaagagcttcatcacatcGCAGCGGCGACCTCTGTGGACTGTTCGAACCTTCCCATCATGCACTGGGAGGACTTGAGCCAGCGGATAGCTGAGTTGGAGaaacaggagcaggagaggagggaaaggtcaaag agaggGACGGAGGTGAGGATGGAGGACAGTCAGGGGGGAATGTGGGGGGACgtctgggaggaagaggaggaagacttCAGGAGGTGTCGAGTAACACAGAG ATTTCACAACCACAGAAACCTGCAGCTGTGCTTCATCAACAACAGCGACAGTGAAGACGAAGACGAAGGAGGCAACAAAAAG GTTTCCATGGGAATGGGGGGCAACGGTTGCCATGCCGCTGggctgaaacaggaagtggccaCCGCTCTGAGGACGCTGAGAGACAAACTGCTGGCTGaacagaaggagaaggag catcTGGCTAGCAGCAGTGGTGTTGCCAAGAGGAAACATCTGGAGCCttgggagctgcagcagtgttcaGTGCAACAGCTCAGCAGCTTGAGAGCATCACTTCAACAGGACGTACAcg ctCTGAGCTCCGAGCTGGTGGCCCACCTGTTGGTACGAGACCAGCTGAGGACGAAGCAGGATGCCATGCTGCTTGATGTCCAGGACCTGACCTAA
- the LOC121616781 gene encoding P2Y purinoceptor 3, with translation MGLSQASQITPDVGLVGAAAAASNHPNTSGTLPTSSFPPSSCSIDESYKYVFLPVCYSLTFLFSLTLNSVVLLRSCRHHGGCCGGSGTSGGGRRWNTSLIYMVNLATTDLMYGLSLPFLVASYVLRDRWVFGDFMCRLVRFLFYFNLYCSIFFLTCISVHRYLGICHPMRTITLESKRVVKGTCALVWVVVFILTCPIFRFAQTGYVRRRGGGIVEPGGAREGGNSTGSQLEDEEGYMNCWDDAIDKEFADYVPYGIVLHLLGFFVPFVIIAWCYSQVVRTIFQTLRSPPSSIEGGEDGPVGDGATDGVRERERTSVSISGSQYSHYIRRRRKSIKTIVTITLLFALCFLPFHVTRTLFLLLRRGQLGGCNVMKTVSICYKVTRPLASCNAWLNALLYFLTGDKGAPCCWPAEHTVRRDRRSGSLWWPLKILKKEGMGEDDQEVAERVEREVHIENESKSSRVIF, from the exons ATGGGATTGAGCCAAGCCTCCCAAATCACTCCAGACGTTGGTTTGGTGggagcagcagcggcggcaaGCAACCATCCCAACACTTCTGGCACCTTGCCAACCTCGTCTTTCCCTCCGTCATCCTGTAGCATTGATGAATCCTACAAATATGTCTTCCTGCCTGTTTGCTACTCGCTGACCTTCCTTTTCAGCCTCACCCTCAACTCAGTGGTGCTGCTGCGCTCTTGCCGACACCATGGCGGTTGCTGCGGTGGCAGTGGTACCAGTGGTGGCGGGCGACGCTGGAACACCTCGCTGATCTACATGGTGAACTTGGCCACCACCGATCTGATGTATGGTCTGTCGCTGCCCTTCCTGGTGGCGAGCTATGTGCTGAGGGACCGCTGGGTGTTTGGGGACTTCATGTGTCGCCTTGTCCGCTTCCTCTTCTACTTCAACCTCTACTGCtccatcttcttcctcacctgcaTTTCCGTGCACAG ATACCTTGGGATCTGCCATCCGATGAGGACCATCACTCTGGAGAGCAAGCGGGTGGTTAAGGGGACTTGTGCTTTGGTGTGGGTGGTGGTCTTCATTCTCACCTGCCCCATCTTTAGGTTCGCCCAGACAGGATACGTCAGGCGCAGAGGCGGGGGGATCGTTGAGCCCGGAGGAGCAAGGGAAGGTGGGAACAGTACTGGATCTcagctggaggatgaggagggataCATGAACTGCTGGGATGATGCCATTGATAAAGAGTTTGCTGACTACGTCCCATATGGCATTGTCCTCCACCTGCTGGGCTTCTTTGTGCCCTTTGTCATCATCGCCTGGTGCTACTCTCAGGTGGTCAGGACGATATTTCAGACTCTGCGTTCCCCTCCTAGTTCGATAGAGGGTGGGGAGGATGGTCCAGTGGGAGACGGGGCCACAGATGGAGTTAGAGAGCGGGAGAGAACCTCAGTCTCAATTTCTGGATCACAGTATTCGCACTATATTCGGCGGCGACGGAAATCCATTAAAACCATTGTAACCATCACACTGCTGTTTGCGCTCTGTTTCCTGCCATTCCATGTGACCCGGACGCTGTTCCTGCTCCTGCGGCGTGGGCAGCTCGGTGGCTGCAACGTCATGAagactgtctccatctgctACAAGGTCACCCGGCCACTGGCCTCCTGCAACGCCTGGCTCAACGCTCTCCTCTACTTCCTGACGGGGGATAAGGGCGCCCCTTGCTGCTGGCCGGCAGAACATACTGTCCGCAGAGACCGCCGAAGCGGCTCTCTCTGGTGGCCACTGAAAATCCTGAAAAAAGAGGGAATGGGAGAGGATGACCAGGAGGTGGCTGAGAGGGTTGAAAGGGAGGTGCACATAGAAAATGAGTCCAAGTCTTCCAGGGTCATCTTTTAG